The following coding sequences are from one Gemmatimonadaceae bacterium window:
- a CDS encoding polysaccharide biosynthesis/export family protein produces MQIFRKLFAAVAILIAPNALFGQATPVSDFRSLILNPGDQVRIVVWRNLELTGDFMIAGNGTITHPLYREIQVTGLPITTVEERLRTFLTRYIANPQFIVLPLVKIIVGGEVRAPNVYSVPPETTIAQAIILAGGPTERGRLDRVRILRDGQEIPVDLTEANSDVATLQIRSNDQILITRQRNTFRDIVAPALTAVGAVAGLVNIIISSTR; encoded by the coding sequence ATGCAAATCTTTCGAAAGCTTTTTGCCGCCGTCGCGATACTCATCGCGCCGAACGCCCTTTTCGGACAGGCAACGCCGGTCAGCGACTTTCGTTCGCTGATCCTCAACCCCGGCGACCAGGTTCGCATCGTCGTATGGCGGAATCTGGAACTTACCGGGGATTTCATGATTGCCGGTAACGGAACCATCACCCATCCGCTGTACCGCGAAATTCAGGTGACCGGACTTCCGATCACAACCGTCGAAGAGCGGCTCAGGACGTTTCTTACGCGCTATATCGCCAATCCGCAATTCATCGTCCTGCCGCTGGTGAAAATTATCGTCGGCGGAGAGGTGCGTGCGCCCAATGTCTACAGCGTGCCTCCGGAAACGACTATCGCGCAGGCGATTATCCTTGCGGGGGGGCCGACGGAACGAGGCCGCCTCGATCGTGTACGAATTCTCCGCGATGGGCAGGAAATTCCGGTCGACCTTACGGAGGCCAACTCGGATGTGGCCACCCTTCAGATCCGATCGAACGACCAGATTCTGATTACGCGGCAGCGCAATACATTTCGCGATATCGTGGCGCCGGCGTTGACCGCGGTCGGCGCGGTTGCCGGTCTGGTCAACATCATAATCAGCAGCACCAGGTAG
- a CDS encoding carbamoyltransferase C-terminal domain-containing protein encodes MTYILGLNAYHADGSAVLLRDGELVVAVEEERFRRIKHWAGFPSQAIARCLEIGGIEGKDIEHVAIGRDPKANLLRKAAFAISNRMKVSNIVNRTRNLRKVNDVREPLGAALSVPAADLPRIHFVEHHPAHHASAFFVSPFEDAAICSIDGFGDYVSTSTSVGTGNRIAMLSKVSYPHSLGVLYTAVTQYLGFPHYGDEFKVMGLAPYGSPDFTAELRQLVTLKPDGMFELTRKYFRHWDEGVEMEWEGGLPTTGRLFTPELERVLGPARAAGEPLTTQHENLARSLQAVYEECAFHVLNDLWERTKNPRLCLAGGCAMNSVANGKVREKTPFRDVYIQPAAGDSGTALGAAFHVWHQTLGKPRRFVMEHGYWGTEYPDADVTAIVDARTDAEWTYNWERHDGEESLCRATAKLIADGNVVGWYQGRMEWGARALGNRSILADARRADMRDLINAKIKFREKFRPFAPSILEEAMDDYFVGAAADPFMQQVYPVRVDKRAVLPAITHADGSGRLQTVSERTNARYYRLIKAFEGLTGVPVLLNTSFNENEPIVDTPEQALDCFLRTRMDVIVVNNTIIQRVAAGNG; translated from the coding sequence GTGACTTACATCCTTGGCCTGAATGCCTACCACGCCGACGGCTCCGCTGTGCTCCTTCGCGACGGCGAGCTCGTGGTCGCGGTGGAAGAAGAGCGGTTTCGGCGCATCAAGCACTGGGCGGGCTTCCCTTCCCAGGCCATCGCACGCTGCCTCGAAATAGGCGGAATCGAAGGAAAGGACATCGAGCATGTCGCCATCGGCCGCGATCCGAAAGCCAACCTGCTCAGGAAAGCCGCATTTGCGATTTCGAACCGCATGAAGGTCTCGAACATCGTCAACCGAACCCGCAACCTGCGAAAAGTGAACGACGTTCGGGAGCCGCTCGGCGCCGCGCTCTCCGTACCAGCCGCAGATCTGCCGCGGATTCACTTCGTCGAGCACCATCCCGCACACCATGCGAGCGCCTTCTTCGTGTCCCCTTTTGAAGATGCGGCGATATGCTCAATAGACGGCTTCGGCGACTACGTCAGCACGTCCACCTCGGTCGGCACCGGCAACCGAATCGCAATGCTTTCGAAGGTATCATATCCCCACTCCCTCGGAGTCCTGTACACAGCGGTAACGCAGTACCTCGGCTTTCCTCACTATGGGGACGAATTCAAGGTGATGGGACTCGCTCCGTACGGTTCCCCGGATTTCACGGCTGAGCTTCGTCAACTGGTGACGCTCAAACCGGACGGAATGTTCGAGCTCACGCGGAAATATTTCAGGCACTGGGACGAAGGGGTTGAAATGGAATGGGAAGGCGGTTTGCCGACAACCGGCCGTCTTTTCACTCCTGAACTCGAACGGGTGCTTGGGCCTGCACGGGCCGCTGGAGAGCCGTTGACCACCCAGCACGAAAACCTTGCCCGGTCACTCCAGGCGGTTTATGAAGAATGCGCATTCCACGTTTTGAACGACCTGTGGGAGAGAACGAAAAACCCCCGACTGTGCCTTGCCGGAGGATGCGCAATGAACAGCGTGGCGAACGGCAAGGTGCGGGAGAAAACCCCGTTTCGCGACGTTTACATCCAGCCTGCTGCTGGTGACAGCGGAACGGCGCTCGGCGCCGCATTCCACGTGTGGCACCAGACACTCGGCAAACCCCGGCGATTCGTCATGGAGCACGGATACTGGGGAACCGAATATCCGGACGCCGATGTTACCGCCATCGTCGACGCGCGGACGGACGCGGAGTGGACCTACAACTGGGAGCGCCACGACGGCGAGGAGTCACTGTGCCGCGCCACGGCGAAGCTGATCGCTGACGGGAACGTCGTCGGCTGGTATCAGGGGCGAATGGAGTGGGGTGCGCGCGCGCTCGGAAATCGCAGCATCCTGGCCGACGCCCGGCGCGCCGATATGCGAGACCTGATCAACGCCAAGATCAAGTTCCGGGAGAAGTTCCGGCCGTTCGCCCCGTCAATACTCGAAGAAGCAATGGATGACTACTTCGTCGGGGCGGCGGCCGACCCTTTCATGCAGCAGGTCTACCCAGTCCGTGTCGACAAACGAGCAGTCCTGCCGGCAATCACCCACGCCGACGGCAGTGGGCGGCTTCAAACAGTCAGCGAACGCACAAATGCCCGGTATTACCGCCTGATCAAGGCGTTTGAAGGCCTGACGGGCGTACCTGTGCTGCTCAATACGAGCTTCAACGAAAACGAGCCGATTGTCGACACTCCAGAGCAGGCGCTGGATTGCTTCCTGCGTACACGAATGGATGTGATCGTGGTAAATAACACCATCATCCAGCGGGTCGCGGCGGGAAACGGATGA
- a CDS encoding ATP-binding cassette domain-containing protein: protein MLNRVYSELNHGHASQDDRAPTQVTPVRADTKSLELCRSIQLRDISFRYPGSGQPLFENLSLTIPANCTVAFVGPTGSGKTTLVDIMLGLLEPDRGNLLVDDTPVTAGNRRRWQQNLSYVAQHIYLSDESILSARRWVQCRY from the coding sequence GTGCTGAACAGGGTCTACAGCGAGCTAAATCACGGTCACGCCAGCCAGGATGATCGGGCGCCAACTCAGGTCACGCCGGTCCGCGCGGACACGAAGAGCCTCGAGCTGTGCCGCAGCATTCAGCTACGTGACATCTCGTTCAGATATCCGGGGAGCGGGCAACCGTTATTTGAGAACCTGAGCCTGACCATTCCCGCGAACTGCACCGTTGCTTTCGTTGGCCCCACGGGGTCAGGCAAGACCACTCTTGTAGATATTATGCTCGGTCTGCTGGAACCGGACCGGGGAAACCTGCTGGTTGACGACACGCCAGTCACGGCCGGGAACCGGCGACGCTGGCAGCAGAACCTGAGCTATGTCGCACAGCATATTTATCTGTCCGACGAAAGCATACTCAGTGCACGTCGGTGGGTTCAGTGCCGATATTAA
- a CDS encoding class I SAM-dependent methyltransferase, with protein sequence MAAFEPGSYWEDRLKANYDERGVGDIGLSTAYNSYLYAVRRRVFQRQLRRLPLAPSMTRVLDVGSGTGVYVQEWQDWGAADITGCDITQVAVDRLAVRFPGARFIRLDIGSPASDELRGEQFDVISAFDVLFHIVDDDDYRRAIERIAALVVPGGWFLYSDNLVERESRISHYVSRTESDILAALRSCGFTVRRRTPMFVLMNDPVRSRSRVLRRWFSSIYGIAGRSEAWGRMAGRLLYPVELAATRLITRGPSTEILVCQRV encoded by the coding sequence ATGGCAGCCTTTGAACCGGGATCGTACTGGGAAGATCGACTCAAGGCGAATTACGACGAGCGCGGAGTAGGGGATATCGGGTTGTCGACAGCGTACAACTCATATCTTTACGCCGTGCGGCGCCGGGTTTTTCAGAGGCAGTTGCGCCGCCTTCCGCTTGCTCCGTCAATGACACGGGTTCTCGACGTCGGATCGGGCACTGGCGTGTATGTGCAGGAATGGCAGGACTGGGGTGCCGCCGACATCACTGGATGCGACATCACTCAGGTGGCGGTAGATCGACTCGCCGTTCGGTTTCCCGGAGCACGCTTCATTCGCCTCGACATTGGATCACCAGCATCCGATGAACTGCGCGGCGAGCAGTTCGATGTCATTTCTGCCTTTGATGTGTTGTTCCATATCGTGGACGACGACGATTATCGGCGAGCAATCGAGCGCATTGCGGCACTCGTCGTTCCCGGAGGCTGGTTTCTTTACTCCGACAATCTTGTTGAACGTGAGTCTCGCATCTCGCACTATGTGTCGAGAACAGAATCGGACATTCTGGCGGCTTTGAGAAGCTGCGGATTTACCGTGCGGCGGCGAACGCCGATGTTTGTGCTGATGAACGACCCCGTCCGCTCACGAAGTCGTGTACTGCGTCGCTGGTTTTCCAGCATATACGGGATTGCGGGCCGGAGCGAGGCATGGGGAAGAATGGCCGGCCGGCTTCTTTATCCGGTTGAGCTTGCCGCGACGCGGCTCATAACGCGCGGTCCCTCCACCGAAATTCTCGTTTGCCAACGAGTCTGA
- a CDS encoding glycosyltransferase: protein MPTSLTEARVSTNPGSNAHTGARLPHVLIVPSEEFVPKSSHLAGIFQYHQVSALHAAGFRTGALSISQALSIPMVVRAGAMRILGKPVRNALDSQPLRAIAGLGFDKLFRPGRFVTTDQVGGIPVVRIEGFYYAPPSPRTDHFGWIRAGLIAFDHYCRRFGRPDILHAHNANHAGLLAHRLSLQTGIPFVLTEHSSYFARGLIPRSRYPALREVVRAAAGVAFVSPSLREDFGRALDIDTSAMEWIPNMVDPSIAEAPLNAAAGNPASFTFLSIAEMIPIKNHSLLLRAFALAFGSRGDVRLRIGGSGDLLDSLKELARELKIVDQVDFIGRLSRSSVADAIDRCDAFVVSSLYETFGVVLIEAMARGKPVVSTDCGGPRCIITPGDGFLVASDDAPALAASMQQLVSERSRFHNNDLSERTMQRFGPQQIVHQLKDFYARALATHG from the coding sequence TTGCCAACGAGTCTGACGGAGGCGCGTGTTTCAACCAACCCTGGCTCGAACGCCCACACCGGCGCTCGACTGCCACATGTCCTCATCGTGCCGTCGGAGGAATTTGTCCCCAAGTCGAGCCATCTCGCGGGAATCTTTCAGTACCATCAGGTCTCGGCGCTGCACGCCGCCGGGTTCAGGACAGGGGCGCTTTCGATAAGTCAGGCACTCTCGATTCCCATGGTCGTGCGGGCAGGTGCAATGCGCATTCTAGGCAAACCTGTTCGGAACGCGCTCGACAGTCAGCCGCTCCGGGCGATTGCCGGCCTGGGCTTTGACAAGCTGTTCCGACCCGGCCGATTCGTCACGACTGATCAGGTCGGCGGCATTCCGGTAGTCCGTATCGAGGGGTTCTACTACGCACCGCCGTCTCCCCGTACCGACCACTTCGGCTGGATTCGCGCCGGCCTCATCGCATTCGACCATTACTGTCGCCGGTTCGGCCGGCCCGATATTCTTCACGCCCACAATGCAAACCACGCGGGCCTCCTTGCGCACCGCCTGTCGCTGCAAACGGGGATTCCATTTGTCCTCACGGAACACAGCAGTTACTTCGCGCGCGGGTTGATTCCCCGGTCCCGATATCCTGCTTTGCGCGAAGTCGTGCGCGCGGCAGCGGGGGTGGCGTTCGTGAGTCCATCGCTGCGCGAAGATTTCGGCCGTGCGCTGGATATCGATACCTCAGCGATGGAATGGATTCCCAACATGGTCGATCCGTCGATTGCAGAGGCACCTCTGAACGCCGCGGCAGGCAATCCCGCGTCGTTCACGTTTCTCTCTATCGCAGAAATGATTCCGATCAAGAACCACTCATTGCTCCTTCGGGCTTTCGCGCTCGCGTTTGGGAGTCGGGGGGATGTCAGACTGCGAATCGGGGGGTCGGGTGATCTGCTGGATTCGCTCAAGGAACTCGCACGTGAGTTGAAAATCGTGGATCAGGTAGATTTTATCGGCCGCCTGTCTCGCAGTTCAGTCGCCGACGCCATCGATCGATGTGATGCCTTCGTCGTGTCGAGTCTTTACGAGACATTCGGTGTCGTTCTCATTGAGGCAATGGCGCGAGGCAAGCCGGTCGTCTCGACCGACTGCGGGGGTCCCCGCTGCATCATTACGCCGGGTGATGGCTTTCTGGTCGCGTCTGATGATGCTCCCGCACTTGCCGCAAGCATGCAGCAACTCGTGAGCGAACGCTCACGATTTCACAACAATGACCTTAGTGAGAGAACGATGCAGCGTTTTGGACCGCAGCAGATCGTGCATCAGCTCAAAGACTTTTATGCCAGAGCACTGGCCACTCATGGTTGA
- a CDS encoding N-acetyl sugar amidotransferase, translating into MPHTDSFAGGSANHPAYRQCSVCVLDTRDDPDMRFDSQGRCHYYHEYIAAEKQYVHSGEAGRRELERLADDIKAAGKGRPYDSIMGLSGGVDSTYVACIAKELGLRPLAVHFDNGWNSELAVQNIENIVSRLGFDLETFVINWEEFRDLQRAYLKASVVDIEVVTDHAIFATLYRTAARHGIRAILSGTNVVTEHVLPPHWIYKKTDHVNIRAIHKEFGTVPLKTYPFMDLKVKKYYHLMRGIRSHSILNYVDYDKARVKRRIAEQLGWRDYGGKHYESIFTRFYQGYILPTKFGIDKRKAHLSNLIFAGQITKQQALAELAEPIYPADTLALDHEFVLKKLELTEAEFAELMSRPPRPHTDFAAEQSVYDAYPMLRPFRGAAEILKSAIPDSRR; encoded by the coding sequence GTGCCCCACACCGACAGCTTTGCCGGTGGTTCCGCAAACCATCCGGCCTACCGGCAGTGCAGCGTCTGCGTTCTGGATACTCGTGACGATCCGGACATGCGCTTCGACTCTCAGGGACGCTGTCATTACTACCACGAGTATATCGCGGCAGAGAAGCAGTATGTCCATTCAGGCGAAGCCGGGCGGCGGGAGCTCGAGCGGCTTGCCGACGACATCAAAGCTGCGGGGAAGGGAAGGCCGTACGACAGCATCATGGGGCTGAGTGGGGGAGTAGACAGCACTTACGTTGCCTGCATCGCAAAGGAGCTGGGCCTGCGTCCTCTAGCCGTGCATTTCGACAACGGCTGGAACTCCGAACTGGCAGTGCAGAATATCGAGAATATCGTCAGCCGTCTTGGTTTCGACCTCGAGACGTTCGTGATTAACTGGGAAGAATTCAGAGATCTTCAGCGGGCGTATCTGAAAGCGTCAGTCGTGGACATCGAGGTCGTCACAGACCACGCCATCTTTGCGACCTTGTACCGCACCGCTGCCCGGCATGGAATCCGTGCGATTCTCAGCGGTACCAACGTGGTAACAGAGCACGTGCTGCCGCCACACTGGATATACAAGAAGACGGATCACGTCAATATTCGCGCGATTCATAAGGAATTCGGGACAGTCCCGCTCAAGACATACCCGTTCATGGATCTCAAGGTCAAGAAGTATTACCACTTAATGCGGGGAATCCGCAGCCATTCGATTTTAAATTACGTGGATTACGACAAGGCCCGGGTCAAGCGACGGATCGCCGAGCAACTGGGCTGGCGTGACTACGGAGGCAAGCACTACGAGTCGATCTTCACGCGGTTTTACCAAGGCTACATCCTTCCGACAAAATTCGGGATCGACAAGCGAAAAGCGCACCTTTCGAATCTGATCTTTGCCGGTCAGATCACGAAACAACAGGCACTCGCTGAGTTGGCTGAACCGATCTACCCTGCCGATACACTCGCTTTGGATCACGAGTTCGTGCTGAAGAAGCTGGAGCTGACCGAGGCAGAGTTTGCAGAACTGATGAGCCGTCCACCGCGTCCGCATACCGATTTTGCCGCCGAGCAATCTGTATACGATGCGTATCCCATGCTGCGCCCCTTCCGCGGCGCCGCCGAGATTCTGAAATCGGCAATACCCGATAGCCGGCGATGA
- a CDS encoding Gfo/Idh/MocA family oxidoreductase gives MSDEKQNPRARSDLSFAIVGCGRIAARHAEHIANVGRLIGACDVQFDRADSLAGKYGARPYRSLDEMLAGEKEVDVVAVCTPNGLHAMHTVAALKAGRHVLCEKPMAISVADCGTMIQAAERANRRLFIVKQNRFNPPVAAVKELLDGGRLGRVYSVQLNCFWNRNADYYQDTWKGTNLLDGGSLYTQFSHFIDLLYWMVGDVKQALAMVDNFGHQGIVEFEDTGVVALRFHSGILGSINFTINSYERNMEGSLTIFAEKGTVKIGGQYLNELEYQRIEGAAITDLPPGNPANSYGHYQGSMSNHDLVYENVVDVLTRGGVIATGGFEGLKTVEIIDKIYTAARSAATH, from the coding sequence ATGTCTGACGAAAAACAAAATCCGCGTGCGCGGTCCGATCTCTCATTTGCAATCGTTGGGTGCGGGCGAATTGCTGCGCGCCATGCGGAACACATCGCCAACGTGGGTCGGCTCATCGGCGCATGCGACGTTCAGTTCGACCGGGCGGATTCACTCGCCGGGAAATACGGCGCGCGACCCTATCGCAGTCTCGACGAGATGCTCGCGGGCGAGAAGGAGGTGGACGTCGTCGCCGTCTGCACGCCAAATGGTCTGCACGCCATGCATACGGTTGCCGCGCTGAAAGCCGGCAGACACGTACTGTGCGAGAAGCCGATGGCCATCTCCGTTGCGGACTGTGGAACGATGATTCAGGCCGCGGAACGCGCGAACCGACGGCTTTTTATCGTGAAACAGAATCGGTTCAACCCGCCGGTTGCCGCTGTCAAGGAACTGCTTGATGGAGGCCGGCTCGGCCGGGTGTACAGCGTGCAGCTCAACTGCTTCTGGAATCGCAATGCCGATTATTACCAGGACACGTGGAAAGGCACAAATTTGCTCGACGGAGGCTCACTCTATACTCAGTTCAGCCATTTCATAGATCTGCTTTACTGGATGGTTGGCGACGTGAAGCAAGCCCTTGCGATGGTCGACAATTTCGGCCACCAGGGAATAGTGGAGTTTGAGGATACCGGCGTCGTAGCGCTGCGCTTTCACAGCGGGATTCTCGGATCGATCAACTTCACCATCAATTCCTACGAACGGAACATGGAAGGCTCGCTCACGATTTTCGCAGAGAAAGGCACCGTTAAGATCGGTGGGCAGTACCTGAATGAGCTCGAGTACCAGCGTATCGAGGGAGCTGCGATAACCGATTTACCGCCGGGCAATCCCGCCAACTCCTACGGCCATTACCAGGGCTCGATGTCGAATCATGACCTGGTGTACGAAAACGTCGTCGATGTCCTCACCCGCGGCGGTGTGATCGCCACCGGTGGTTTCGAGGGGCTCAAGACAGTTGAGATAATCGACAAGATCTACACGGCGGCGCGAAGTGCAGCCACGCATTAA
- a CDS encoding acyltransferase — protein MQPRIKTAAIRSVEFGAHVTVVEPVNLYECEIGHNSFVGPFVEIQKGVIIGSNCRIQSHAFICELVTIGDNCFISHGAMFINDLFASGAPAGGDSSKWKRTRLGNHVSVGTNATVLPVEICDNVVIGAGSVVTRDIDEPGIYAGNPCRLIRRTTLSATGP, from the coding sequence GTGCAGCCACGCATTAAGACAGCGGCGATCCGTTCAGTGGAGTTTGGTGCCCACGTGACCGTCGTCGAGCCGGTCAATCTCTACGAATGCGAGATCGGCCATAACTCCTTCGTTGGACCGTTCGTGGAAATTCAGAAGGGCGTCATTATCGGCAGCAACTGTCGTATTCAATCGCATGCATTCATCTGTGAGCTCGTCACCATCGGTGACAATTGCTTCATATCCCACGGCGCGATGTTCATCAACGACCTGTTCGCCAGCGGGGCACCGGCGGGCGGCGACTCCTCGAAGTGGAAGCGCACCCGGCTTGGGAATCATGTTTCAGTTGGAACCAATGCTACAGTTCTCCCAGTGGAGATCTGCGATAACGTGGTGATCGGGGCGGGATCAGTCGTGACAAGAGATATCGACGAGCCGGGAATTTACGCTGGTAATCCTTGCCGACTGATTCGCCGAACGACTCTATCTGCAACGGGCCCTTGA
- a CDS encoding DegT/DnrJ/EryC1/StrS family aminotransferase, whose translation MEFVNLHAQYLSIRGEIDEAIATVIRESAFIRGRHVEEFEKRFAELLAARHCVSCADGTDAIYIALRALGLARGDEVITTAHTWIASAETVTQAGGRVVFCDTEEEFYCIDPNEIERRITPRTRGIIAVHLYGQPADMDPILDIANRHGLWVIEDCAQAHLSRYKGRLVGTMGDAATFSFYPGKNLGAMGDAGCLVTNRTDVAEFSELFARHGGKGDHLIEGINSRLDGMQAAILNVKVQHLRDWTRKRQALASRYDAMLSGLPGISIPARRPECEHVFHLYVIRSKHRDDLRAHLTALGIPTVVNYPKALPFYPAYSYLGHVPADFPVAHAHQSEILSLPLYAELLPEDQGSVIEAIRSFSAPSGAEVVAGGSAVPRTGDWN comes from the coding sequence ATGGAATTTGTCAACCTGCACGCTCAATATCTCTCCATCCGAGGCGAGATCGACGAGGCTATCGCTACCGTCATCCGCGAGTCCGCATTTATTCGCGGCCGGCATGTGGAAGAGTTCGAGAAGCGTTTCGCAGAGCTCCTCGCCGCCCGGCATTGCGTGTCGTGCGCGGACGGGACGGATGCCATTTACATCGCCCTCCGCGCGCTCGGGCTGGCACGTGGCGATGAAGTGATCACAACCGCCCACACTTGGATCGCATCGGCCGAGACGGTGACCCAGGCTGGTGGCCGGGTTGTCTTCTGTGACACTGAGGAGGAGTTCTACTGTATCGATCCGAACGAAATCGAACGCCGCATCACTCCACGGACGCGCGGAATAATCGCCGTGCATCTGTACGGCCAGCCGGCAGACATGGATCCAATCCTCGATATCGCGAATCGCCACGGCTTGTGGGTAATCGAGGACTGCGCACAGGCACATCTTTCCCGGTATAAAGGGCGACTTGTGGGAACGATGGGAGATGCCGCCACGTTCTCGTTCTATCCGGGGAAGAATCTGGGCGCTATGGGAGACGCGGGCTGTCTGGTAACGAATCGCACGGACGTCGCCGAGTTTTCCGAGCTGTTCGCGCGTCACGGCGGAAAGGGAGATCACCTGATAGAGGGGATCAACAGCCGGCTGGACGGGATGCAGGCCGCGATTCTTAATGTCAAGGTGCAGCACCTCCGCGACTGGACTCGCAAGCGACAGGCGCTCGCCAGTCGCTACGATGCAATGCTGTCGGGCCTGCCGGGAATTTCAATTCCCGCGCGCCGGCCGGAATGCGAGCATGTGTTTCACCTATATGTCATCAGAAGCAAACACCGCGACGACCTGCGCGCGCACCTTACGGCGCTTGGAATCCCAACAGTGGTCAACTACCCGAAGGCATTGCCGTTCTACCCCGCGTATTCTTACCTCGGCCACGTTCCAGCGGATTTTCCAGTAGCGCATGCCCATCAGAGCGAGATACTGTCGCTGCCCCTGTACGCCGAGCTGCTGCCGGAGGATCAGGGGTCGGTAATCGAGGCGATCAGGAGCTTTTCCGCTCCATCGGGCGCCGAGGTCGTTGCCGGGGGCAGTGCCGTTCCTCGTACTGGGGATTGGAACTGA
- a CDS encoding class I SAM-dependent methyltransferase, producing the protein MKLTANLDCDRFGYAERCARNLADGATQLVFDIGAGSGLLRAAIESLGHRYIGFDLNPGHPEVRSWNLEDPPKDSEQANVVLMLEVVEHLWNPGRCLENVSAALQPGGHLVLTTPNPLWSRGRFDLLIRHEMACFTRDDLEVNHHVFTGWPHVIERLLSVSGFEIVEYVTLDSHLPWPNRPISPSYPGRIVKHGLSRLIEAADPGAKGMGYGVLARKTQAPIRVAGS; encoded by the coding sequence GTGAAACTCACCGCTAATCTGGACTGCGACCGCTTCGGCTACGCTGAACGTTGCGCGCGAAATCTTGCAGATGGCGCGACACAGCTGGTTTTCGATATCGGCGCCGGTTCGGGCTTGTTGCGAGCGGCGATCGAAAGTCTCGGCCACCGATACATCGGGTTCGATCTGAACCCTGGGCATCCCGAAGTTCGGAGCTGGAACCTCGAGGATCCGCCGAAGGATTCAGAGCAGGCGAACGTCGTGTTGATGCTCGAGGTGGTAGAGCATCTCTGGAATCCGGGCCGATGCCTTGAGAACGTATCCGCCGCATTGCAGCCCGGGGGGCATCTCGTTCTCACTACTCCAAACCCGCTCTGGAGCCGAGGCCGTTTCGACTTGCTTATCCGGCACGAAATGGCTTGCTTCACCCGCGACGACCTGGAGGTGAATCACCACGTCTTTACCGGGTGGCCGCATGTCATCGAAAGACTGCTAAGTGTGAGCGGTTTTGAGATCGTGGAATACGTTACGCTCGACAGCCATTTGCCCTGGCCGAATCGCCCGATAAGCCCTTCCTATCCGGGGCGCATCGTCAAGCACGGTCTCAGCAGGCTGATCGAGGCCGCGGATCCTGGCGCCAAAGGGATGGGCTACGGTGTGCTCGCCCGGAAGACGCAGGCGCCCATCCGGGTCGCCGGGAGCTGA